In a genomic window of Zootoca vivipara chromosome 5, rZooViv1.1, whole genome shotgun sequence:
- the LOC118096469 gene encoding D(1) dopamine receptor-like, translated as MENASNGSQGPLEPRVPGGNGVVLGVCLLWLLVLSTLLGNALVCLAVVRFRHLRAKVTNWFVLSLASSDLCVALLVMPWQAVTEAVGGVWLFGTRFCDMWVAADIMCSTASILHLCIISLDRYWAIASPFRYERRMTWGLASAMIALAWTLSVLISFIPVQLHWHRAEEQGGADPQLLRCDARLNPTYAITSSLVSFYIPVSIMIGTYTRIYCIAQTQIRRISSLEKAGGLGFAQGKEPASSLRSSLCKETKVLQTLSIIVGVFVCCWLPFFVLNCLLPFCEPRPGSGVSGQVLCVSQTTFRIFMWLGWANSSVNPVIYAFNADFRKAFSSLLGCHRRPCWAPGRSAVERVNLSHELVSYHHDSSSHKSGGEPVPSPLPTIAAWHRSLPHTVSSQGEGESNEGTLPEKGTLSSRQAAQRSNSKNLHLPALLPSECEADVSLETLDPFAEITGH; from the coding sequence ATGGAGAACGCCTCCAACGGCAGCCAGGGGCCCTTGGAGCCCCGGGTCCCTGGCGGGAATGGGGTGGTGCTAGGCGTCTGCTTGCTCTGGCTGCTGGTTTTGAGCACCTTGCTGGGCAACGCCCTGGTCTGCCTGGCCGTCGTCCGGTTTCGCCACCTGCGCGCCAAAGTCACCAACTGGTTCGTGCTGTCACTGGCCTCGTCTGACCTGTGTGTAGCGCTGCTGGTCATGCCCTGGCAGGCGGTCACTGAGGCAGTGGGCGGGGTGTGGCTCTTTGGCACCCGTTTCTGCGACATGTGGGTGGCCGCCGACATCATGTGCTCCACGGCCTCCATCCTCCATCTCTGCATCATAAGCCTTGACCGCTACTGGGCCATTGCCAGCCCCTTCCGGTACGAGCGGCGGATGACCTGGGGCCTGGCCTCCGCCATGATCGCCCTGGCCTGGACCCTCTCCGTCCTCATCTCCTTCATCCCTGTCCAGCTCCATTGGCACAGAGCCGAAGAGCAAGGGGGGGCTGACCCACAGTTGCTACGTTGTGACGCCCGACTCAATCCCACGTACGCCATCACCTCCTCCCTGGTCAGCTTCTACATCCCCGTGTCCATCATGATTGGCACTTACACAAGGATCTACTGCATCGCCCAGACTCAGATCCGCCGCATCTCGTCTCTGGAAAAGGCCGGAGGGCTGGGGTTTGCGCAAGGGAAAGAGCCTGCCTCTTCGCTGCGCAGCTCGCTCTGCAAGGAAACCAAGGTCCTCCAGACGTTGTCCATCATCGTGGGGGTATTTGTCTGCTGCTGGCTGCCTTTCTTTGTCCTTAACTGCCTGCTACCCTTTTGTGAACCGAGGCCAGGCAGCGGGGTTTCTGGGCAAGTTCTCTGTGTCAGCCAGACAACTTTCCGCATTTTCATGTGGCTTGGCTGGGCCAACTCCTCGGTCAACCCAGTAATCTATGCTTTCAATGCGGACTTTCGGAAGGCTTTCAGCAGCCTGTTGGGCTGCCACCGCCGCCCTTGTTGGGCTCCAGGCAGGTCTGCTGTGGAGAGAGTCAACCTGAGCCACGAGCTGGTCTCTTATCACCACGACTCCTCCTCCCACAAGAGTGGAGGAGAGCCAGTTCCATCGCCTCTCCCCACCATTGCTGCCTGGCATCGGTCCCTGCCCCACACAGTGAgctcccaaggagaaggggagagcAATGAAGGAACCTTGCCAGAGAAAGGGACGTTGTCCTCACGTCAGGCTGCTCAGAGGAGCAACAGCAAAAACCTTCACCTGCCAGCTTTGCTCCCCTCTGAATGTGAGGCTGATGTATCTTTGGAGACTCTTGATCCCTTTGCAGAGATTACTGGGCACTAG
- the FGFBP3 gene encoding fibroblast growth factor-binding protein 3: MRLPQTLPLTLLFLSCLEGTTGRKSKESSEKVKPASSPWAQSGQFSTRDKHLCSWQVISGEEATELLLSCHQPGEEGGKRQQCVYRGQPELCAAYSSKGRQFWKQILGKLRKKQHPCQDSSPLKSRLCSSKKGTSEAQLHLVPIAPGTDAPGATEGTAKSRSKGKGHAKDAPAPQKPPQAPRNRPISSPAKAEAPVKRNKEGKRKGGPGSSAAPTQPSSRQPTSAAAGTEQPTELNAGVVEAYCEEKWHSLCNFFVNFWNG, translated from the coding sequence ATGAGGCTCCCCCAAACCCTTCCGCTCACCCTTCTCTTCCTGAGCTGCCTGGAAGGCACCACCGGCAGGAAGAGCAAAGAGAGCAGCGAAAAAGTGAAGCCCGCTTCCTCCCCATGGGCACAGTCTGGACAGTTCTCCACCCGTGACAAACACCTGTGCAGTTGGCAGGTGATCTCTGGCGAAGAAGCCACCGAACTCCTGCTCAGCTGCCACCAGCctggagaggagggtgggaagagGCAGCAATGCGTCTACCGGGGCCAGCCAGAGCTATGCGCTGCCTACAGCTCCAAAGGCCGCCAGTTCTGGAAGCAGATCCTGGGCAAACTCCGCAAAAAGCAGCACCCATGCCAGGACAGCAGCCCGCTCAAATCCCGGCTTTGCAGTAGCAAGAAGGGGACATCTGAAGCGCAGCTACACCTGGTGCCCATCGCTCCTGGCACTGACGCCCCAGGGGCCACTGAGGGGACTGCTAAAAGTAGATCCAAGGGGAAAGGCCATGCCAAGGATGCGCCAGCCCCACAGAAGCCACCTCAGGCGCCCAGGAACAGGCCAATCAGCAGCCCAGCCAAGGCGGAGGCCCCAGTCAAGCGAAACaaagaggggaagaggaaaggaggcCCCGGCTCCTCAGCAGCCCCAACCCAGCCCTCCAGCAGGCAGCCTACATCGGCCGCGGCAGGCACTGAGCAGCCCACAGAGCTCAACGCAGGCGTGGTCGAGGCCTACTGCGAAGAGAAGTGGCATTCGCTATGTAACTTCTTTGTGAATTTCTGGAACGGCTGA